A genomic region of Microbacterium schleiferi contains the following coding sequences:
- the rpmA gene encoding 50S ribosomal protein L27 gives MAHKKGASSTRNGRDSNAQRLGVKRFGGQVVNAGEILVRQRGTHFHPGANVGRGGDDTLFALSAGAVEFGNKGGRKVVNVVAAAE, from the coding sequence ATGGCACACAAGAAGGGCGCAAGCTCTACCCGTAACGGTCGTGACTCCAACGCCCAGCGACTGGGCGTGAAGCGTTTCGGCGGCCAGGTCGTCAACGCCGGCGAGATTCTCGTCCGTCAGCGCGGCACGCACTTCCACCCCGGCGCCAACGTCGGTCGCGGCGGAGACGACACGCTCTTCGCGCTGTCGGCTGGCGCTGTCGAGTTCGGCAACAAGGGCGGCCGCAAGGTCGTCAATGTGGTGGCCGCCGCGGAGTGA
- a CDS encoding DUF4031 domain-containing protein, with protein sequence MAILIDDPRWPAHGRLWSHLISDSTLAELHEFAARNDIPRRGFDRDHYDVPAEAHERLVAAGARAVDGHTLVRALIASGLRVTARERRNL encoded by the coding sequence GTGGCGATCCTGATCGACGACCCGCGCTGGCCAGCTCATGGCAGGTTGTGGTCGCACCTGATCAGCGACAGCACTCTCGCCGAGCTCCATGAGTTCGCCGCACGCAACGACATCCCCCGCCGCGGATTCGACCGCGACCACTACGACGTACCCGCCGAGGCCCACGAGAGACTCGTGGCCGCCGGGGCCAGAGCCGTGGACGGGCACACGCTCGTTCGCGCCCTTATCGCCTCCGGCCTCCGGGTGACAGCACGCGAGCGTCGCAACCTGTAG
- the rsfS gene encoding ribosome silencing factor — MLAIAAAAAEATGAEDLVALDVSEPLPLVDIFLLATGRSERNVAAIADEIEEKLLEAGHKRLRREGRQESRWILIDFGDLVVHVFHEQERAFYGLERLWKDCPVVPIDRPAEAIAD; from the coding sequence ATGCTCGCGATCGCCGCTGCTGCCGCCGAGGCGACGGGTGCCGAGGATCTCGTGGCGCTGGATGTCTCGGAGCCGCTTCCGCTCGTTGACATTTTCCTGCTGGCGACGGGACGTAGCGAGCGCAACGTCGCTGCGATCGCAGACGAGATCGAAGAGAAACTGCTCGAAGCAGGCCACAAGCGCCTTCGCCGCGAAGGACGCCAGGAGTCGCGGTGGATTCTGATCGACTTCGGTGACCTCGTTGTGCATGTCTTCCATGAGCAGGAGCGTGCCTTCTACGGCCTCGAGCGACTCTGGAAGGACTGCCCGGTCGTTCCCATTGATCGGCCCGCTGAGGCTATCGCCGACTGA
- a CDS encoding Rne/Rng family ribonuclease: MGDENDVQNTIDEDAEGTRSDLNAASGTAEATETDAADAAAVDAAGTDAAVSDASETEQAPSEHETGLIEAEPASTAEPASAGDAGEAVDADAVVDASAAAEETASDPDAVADAPEADSTPASDSGPEAEPDAVPEAGAASDDQASTDQESTAQASATEEPAGPPTAVSLGLLPENFVSAVSTALMFYAPEVAPLPALPDEEPEEAEPAGSSRRRNRRRGGGEAREDNRSSGPRQRQAEVITEPQRIKGSTRLEAKKQRRRDGREAGRRRTVVTEAEFLARREAVDRVMVVRSKNGRVQIGVLEDNVLVEHYVARSQDASLIGNVYLGRVQNVLPSMEAAFVDIGRGRNAVLYSGEVDWDSVETGNQPRRIELALKSGDKVLVQVTKDPVGHKGARLTSQISLPGRYLVYVPGGAMNGISRKLPDTERARLKKILKEVLPESSGVIVRTAAEGATEDQLTRDVQRLTAQWEHINRQVETTGAPALLHSEPDLLVKIVRDVFNEDFSRMLIQGEDALHTISRYLEGVAPDLLDRVTAYEGDGDPFDDFRITEQIEKALDRKVWLPSGGSLVIDRTEAMTVIDVNTGKFVGSGGNLEETVTKNNLEAAEEIVRQLRLRDIGGIIVVDFIDMVLESNRDLVLRRLVECLSRDRTKHQVAEVTSLGLVQMTRKKLGLGLLETFSEPCEVCAGRGVIVHHDPVVKHRTSTSGNGSQRRTRGAAAGSAPSSSSQSGNGTHVITEGVKSALAQIAASTIHAPVDAAAVEEVVVAAVQEASEPAPEKPKRRKKKAEPDKPKSEKELLLDSVLNALPEPKAPGQGRGRRRVTTAALTGTPVSANPTSSDDES, from the coding sequence ATGGGCGATGAGAACGATGTACAGAACACGATCGACGAAGATGCGGAAGGCACGCGCAGCGACCTGAACGCTGCTTCTGGCACCGCAGAGGCGACGGAAACCGACGCAGCAGACGCCGCTGCCGTCGATGCCGCCGGGACCGACGCCGCAGTGTCGGATGCGTCCGAAACCGAGCAGGCTCCGTCGGAGCACGAAACCGGCTTGATCGAGGCCGAGCCCGCCAGCACAGCCGAGCCCGCCAGCGCGGGCGACGCAGGCGAGGCAGTCGACGCGGATGCCGTGGTCGATGCCAGCGCCGCTGCGGAAGAGACAGCGTCCGATCCGGACGCTGTCGCGGACGCCCCCGAAGCTGACTCCACCCCCGCTTCTGACTCCGGCCCCGAAGCTGAGCCCGACGCCGTGCCCGAGGCCGGTGCGGCATCCGATGACCAGGCGTCTACCGACCAGGAGTCGACCGCCCAGGCGAGTGCGACCGAAGAGCCGGCGGGTCCGCCGACCGCGGTGAGCCTGGGGCTGCTGCCGGAGAACTTTGTCTCAGCGGTCTCGACGGCCCTGATGTTCTACGCTCCCGAGGTCGCGCCTCTGCCGGCGCTCCCCGATGAGGAGCCGGAAGAGGCTGAGCCCGCTGGCTCTTCACGACGCCGCAACCGTCGGCGCGGTGGGGGAGAAGCGCGCGAAGACAATCGGTCGAGCGGTCCGAGGCAGCGTCAGGCCGAAGTCATCACCGAGCCCCAGCGGATCAAGGGGTCCACGCGGCTCGAGGCGAAGAAACAGCGACGCCGGGACGGCCGCGAAGCGGGCCGCCGGCGCACCGTGGTGACCGAAGCCGAGTTCCTGGCGCGTCGCGAAGCCGTCGATCGCGTCATGGTGGTGCGGTCGAAGAACGGTCGCGTCCAGATCGGCGTCCTCGAGGACAACGTGCTCGTCGAGCACTACGTGGCACGCAGTCAGGATGCCTCGCTCATCGGCAACGTCTATCTCGGGCGCGTTCAGAACGTGCTCCCGAGCATGGAAGCAGCGTTCGTCGACATCGGTCGTGGGCGTAACGCGGTGCTGTATTCGGGCGAGGTGGATTGGGACTCGGTCGAGACCGGCAACCAGCCGCGGCGCATCGAGCTCGCGTTGAAGTCCGGCGACAAGGTGCTCGTCCAGGTGACGAAGGACCCCGTCGGGCACAAGGGCGCTCGCCTGACGAGCCAGATCTCGCTTCCCGGCCGCTACCTGGTCTATGTTCCCGGTGGCGCGATGAACGGCATCTCACGCAAGCTGCCCGACACCGAGCGCGCACGACTGAAGAAGATCCTCAAGGAAGTCCTGCCCGAGTCATCCGGTGTCATCGTTCGCACCGCGGCCGAGGGGGCGACCGAAGACCAGCTCACGCGCGACGTTCAGCGACTGACCGCACAGTGGGAGCACATCAATCGACAGGTAGAGACCACCGGCGCTCCCGCGCTGCTTCACTCCGAGCCTGATCTGCTGGTGAAGATCGTCCGCGATGTCTTCAACGAGGACTTCTCCCGCATGCTCATCCAGGGTGAGGACGCGCTCCACACCATCTCTCGGTACCTGGAGGGGGTCGCGCCCGATCTGCTTGACCGTGTCACGGCCTACGAGGGCGACGGCGATCCGTTCGATGACTTCCGGATCACGGAGCAGATCGAGAAGGCGCTCGACCGGAAGGTGTGGCTTCCCTCGGGTGGATCGCTTGTCATCGACCGCACCGAGGCGATGACGGTCATCGACGTCAACACGGGGAAGTTCGTCGGCTCCGGCGGCAACCTCGAGGAGACCGTCACCAAGAACAACCTCGAAGCCGCGGAAGAGATTGTTCGCCAGCTTCGGCTCCGCGACATCGGCGGCATCATCGTCGTCGACTTCATCGACATGGTGCTCGAGTCCAACCGAGACCTGGTCCTGCGCCGATTGGTCGAGTGCCTCAGTCGTGATCGGACGAAGCACCAGGTCGCCGAGGTGACCTCGCTCGGTCTGGTGCAGATGACCCGCAAGAAGCTCGGACTGGGGCTGCTGGAGACTTTCAGTGAGCCCTGCGAGGTCTGTGCAGGCCGCGGGGTCATCGTGCACCACGATCCGGTCGTCAAGCACCGGACGTCAACGTCGGGCAACGGCTCACAGCGCCGTACCCGGGGGGCGGCCGCTGGCAGTGCGCCGTCGTCGTCCTCCCAGAGTGGCAACGGAACGCACGTCATCACCGAGGGTGTGAAGTCCGCACTGGCGCAGATCGCGGCATCCACCATTCACGCTCCCGTGGATGCGGCGGCCGTCGAAGAGGTTGTTGTGGCGGCGGTGCAAGAGGCCAGCGAGCCGGCACCCGAGAAGCCCAAGCGGCGGAAGAAGAAGGCTGAACCCGACAAGCCCAAGTCCGAGAAGGAACTGCTCTTGGATTCGGTACTCAACGCCCTGCCTGAGCCGAAGGCTCCCGGCCAGGGGCGAGGGCGACGCCGAGTGACGACCGCTGCGCTGACCGGTACCCCGGTGTCTGCGAATCCGACCAGCTCGGACGACGAGTCCTGA
- the proB gene encoding glutamate 5-kinase, which produces MTVTEREGLLGCRRVVVKVGSSSISGEHAWRIDAIVAAIAAAHGRDTEVVLVSSGAIATALPLLKLEGRPDDLATQQASAAVGQNVLMWRYQTSLDRFGILAGQVLLTAGDLENATPRSNARRAMERLLGLRILPIVNENDTVATHEIRFGDNDRLAALVAQLVGADALVLLSDIEALYTRPPDEPGATPIDRVEPGDDLHGFQFGSVVVNSVGTGGAATKVSAARLAAAAGVGVLVTSADRVDEALRGEKIGTWFAPNPHPVASALTGPIAVDR; this is translated from the coding sequence GTGACTGTGACCGAGCGCGAAGGCCTTCTCGGCTGCCGACGGGTTGTCGTCAAGGTCGGTTCATCCTCGATCAGCGGTGAGCACGCGTGGCGCATCGACGCGATCGTCGCCGCGATTGCCGCCGCGCACGGTCGAGACACCGAGGTCGTCCTCGTGTCTTCGGGCGCGATCGCGACGGCGCTCCCGCTCCTGAAGCTCGAAGGTCGCCCGGATGACCTTGCGACGCAGCAGGCATCGGCAGCTGTCGGTCAGAACGTGCTCATGTGGCGGTATCAGACCAGCCTCGACCGGTTCGGCATCCTCGCCGGCCAGGTGCTGCTGACCGCCGGCGACCTCGAGAATGCGACGCCCCGGTCCAACGCGCGCCGAGCCATGGAGCGCCTTCTGGGATTGCGGATCCTCCCGATCGTCAACGAGAACGACACCGTCGCAACGCACGAGATCCGATTCGGAGACAACGACAGGCTCGCTGCTCTGGTGGCACAGCTCGTGGGTGCCGATGCCCTCGTCCTGCTCAGCGACATCGAGGCCCTCTACACCCGTCCGCCCGATGAGCCCGGCGCAACTCCCATCGACCGGGTGGAGCCCGGAGATGACCTGCACGGTTTCCAGTTCGGCTCGGTGGTCGTCAACAGCGTGGGCACGGGCGGCGCCGCGACGAAGGTCTCAGCGGCACGGCTCGCAGCCGCCGCCGGTGTGGGCGTGCTGGTGACCAGCGCCGACCGCGTCGACGAAGCCTTGCGGGGCGAGAAGATCGGAACGTGGTTCGCTCCGAACCCGCATCCGGTTGCGTCTGCTCTCACCGGCCCCATCGCCGTCGATCGGTAG
- a CDS encoding M15 family metallopeptidase, which yields MGANRKDRAIARRTFLGFAAVFTTAGVVGTITTDNAKARAAFDDALENWIASGDAVDETASAFTTAQTDAVAAAAEGSKVVEVTNPEMIDDSATLDALRASLDALVAAGLLTIVAPGEVTSETTAPDPRSTPEAPEGRDAQRAEAQKLATDTARLTEEAQATETSTADLEAATATALADIDAVVTSAANHGSAAEAPSLASQETKDAYAAAVAALTDPASGTASARISSYQQTWTAAQDSHAAAEAAQARGNTSGGDDDIQPTYINGILIANKTYRLPSWYGNGLTGDTLAAFERMRAEAASLGHNLWIASGFRSYSTQVKVYNSYASRDGSAAADRYSARPGHSEHQSGLAFDLNTITEAFGYTPEGQWVAANAHRFGFIVRYPQGKEGSTGYIWEPWHLRYLGVDTATAVYNSGLSLEEYLGITSVYS from the coding sequence ATGGGGGCGAACCGCAAAGACCGCGCGATTGCGCGTCGGACGTTCCTCGGCTTTGCGGCGGTGTTCACCACGGCCGGCGTCGTCGGGACGATCACGACCGACAATGCGAAGGCGCGCGCGGCGTTCGATGACGCGCTCGAGAACTGGATCGCCTCCGGAGACGCAGTCGACGAGACGGCTTCCGCATTCACGACTGCCCAGACCGATGCCGTTGCTGCCGCAGCTGAAGGGTCGAAGGTTGTCGAGGTCACGAACCCCGAGATGATCGACGACTCCGCCACCCTCGATGCCCTGCGAGCGTCGCTGGACGCCCTCGTTGCGGCGGGACTGTTGACGATCGTCGCGCCGGGCGAGGTGACATCTGAAACGACCGCGCCGGATCCGCGATCCACACCCGAGGCCCCCGAAGGACGGGACGCGCAGCGCGCGGAAGCACAGAAGCTCGCTACGGATACGGCTCGCCTCACCGAGGAGGCTCAGGCGACAGAGACCTCGACTGCCGATCTTGAAGCAGCCACTGCCACTGCCCTCGCAGACATCGACGCCGTTGTCACCTCGGCGGCCAATCATGGCTCAGCAGCCGAGGCGCCAAGCCTCGCCTCGCAGGAAACGAAGGACGCGTACGCGGCAGCGGTCGCGGCGCTCACCGACCCGGCTTCAGGGACCGCGTCGGCACGGATCAGTTCCTACCAGCAGACGTGGACCGCCGCCCAGGATTCCCACGCAGCGGCCGAGGCAGCGCAAGCACGCGGCAACACCAGCGGCGGTGACGACGACATTCAGCCGACGTACATCAACGGCATCCTCATCGCCAACAAGACCTACCGCCTCCCGAGTTGGTACGGGAACGGACTCACCGGCGACACCCTCGCCGCGTTCGAGCGGATGAGGGCCGAAGCGGCATCTCTCGGACACAACCTGTGGATCGCCAGCGGGTTCCGCTCCTACTCGACGCAGGTAAAGGTCTACAACAGCTACGCCTCACGGGACGGCTCTGCCGCGGCTGACCGCTACTCCGCTCGCCCCGGACACAGCGAGCACCAGTCAGGGCTGGCGTTCGACCTCAACACCATCACAGAGGCCTTCGGGTACACCCCCGAGGGCCAGTGGGTGGCAGCAAACGCGCATCGCTTCGGTTTCATCGTTCGCTATCCGCAGGGCAAAGAAGGCTCGACCGGATACATCTGGGAACCCTGGCACCTGCGCTACCTCGGAGTCGATACCGCCACGGCGGTCTACAACAGCGGCCTGTCGCTGGAGGAATACCTGGGTATCACCTCGGTGTACAGCTGA
- the rplU gene encoding 50S ribosomal protein L21 → MVYAVVRAGGRQEKVSVGTIVVLDRLAAKVGDKVELPAVLLVDGDTVTTDAAKLSKVSVTAEVLGEERGPKIVIQKFKNKTGYKKRQGHRQDLTRVKVTGIK, encoded by the coding sequence GTGGTTTACGCAGTAGTGCGCGCCGGTGGCCGTCAGGAGAAGGTTTCGGTCGGCACGATCGTCGTCCTCGACCGTCTCGCCGCCAAGGTCGGCGACAAGGTCGAGCTTCCGGCCGTGCTGCTCGTGGACGGCGACACCGTCACGACCGACGCTGCGAAGCTCTCCAAGGTCAGCGTGACCGCCGAAGTCCTCGGCGAAGAGCGTGGCCCGAAGATCGTCATCCAGAAGTTCAAGAACAAGACCGGCTACAAGAAGCGCCAGGGGCACCGCCAGGACCTCACGCGCGTCAAGGTCACCGGAATCAAGTAA
- a CDS encoding vitamin K epoxide reductase family protein, with protein sequence MPEASRRRPLGLAIWLIIAGVIGWYAAFALTIERFHLLADPNATASCDFSILVQCTANLESWQGSVFGFPNPILGLAGWVAPIVVGAALLAGARFARWFWLLFWAGMLFAFGFVIWLISQSLFELGTLCPWCMVTWSVTIPTFYAVTVHAMRSGVFGRSPGLLRFSRGLMRWVPLATIVSYGIVIIVAQIAPTRALTNIFGL encoded by the coding sequence ATGCCGGAAGCATCCCGTCGTCGCCCCCTTGGCCTTGCCATCTGGCTCATCATTGCCGGGGTGATCGGTTGGTACGCCGCCTTCGCGCTGACGATCGAGCGGTTCCACCTGCTCGCTGACCCGAATGCGACGGCTTCCTGTGACTTCAGCATCTTGGTGCAGTGCACGGCGAACCTCGAGTCGTGGCAGGGAAGCGTCTTCGGCTTCCCCAACCCCATCCTGGGACTAGCGGGGTGGGTCGCACCCATCGTTGTCGGTGCAGCACTCCTGGCCGGCGCCCGTTTTGCCCGGTGGTTCTGGCTTCTCTTCTGGGCCGGAATGCTGTTCGCGTTCGGGTTCGTCATCTGGCTCATCAGCCAGAGCTTGTTCGAGCTGGGGACCCTGTGCCCGTGGTGCATGGTGACGTGGAGCGTGACGATCCCGACGTTCTATGCCGTCACCGTTCACGCCATGCGCTCGGGTGTCTTCGGGAGATCGCCGGGTCTGCTTCGGTTCTCGCGCGGTCTCATGCGGTGGGTTCCGCTGGCGACCATCGTCAGCTACGGGATCGTGATCATCGTCGCGCAGATTGCTCCGACCCGGGCTCTGACCAACATCTTCGGTCTTTAG
- a CDS encoding dimethylsulfonioproprionate lyase family protein has product MAMSRLRDHPDLSYTISDFDALYRFGSAGGSRPIRTHMRRVRETITDVIEENPEVIDREPTHLPVVNHLGRTLDLGSRGDLGMLSDSLRRISGHLTWEHGYEKVPRGLSKKYGYCEIVGPRGPVVTDRIILGLVLFAPDTVYPQHHHQGIQESYVAIAGEWSENDGAVHAPGSLILNEAGHEHRITTGRQSPCLLAYAWIGPAERLTTPAMRFSSRRRAS; this is encoded by the coding sequence ATGGCGATGTCGCGTCTGCGGGACCACCCGGACCTGAGCTACACGATCAGCGATTTCGACGCGCTCTACCGATTCGGCTCCGCTGGCGGAAGCCGTCCGATCCGGACGCACATGCGCCGCGTACGCGAGACGATCACCGATGTCATCGAGGAAAACCCAGAAGTCATCGACCGCGAACCAACCCACCTGCCCGTGGTCAATCATCTCGGTCGGACACTGGACCTGGGCTCGCGTGGCGACCTGGGCATGCTCAGTGATTCGCTGCGCAGGATCTCTGGCCATCTGACGTGGGAGCACGGCTACGAGAAGGTGCCGCGCGGCCTGTCGAAGAAGTATGGCTACTGCGAGATCGTCGGCCCGCGCGGACCGGTGGTCACCGACCGCATCATTCTTGGGCTGGTGCTCTTCGCGCCGGACACCGTCTACCCCCAGCACCACCACCAGGGGATCCAGGAATCCTACGTGGCGATCGCCGGCGAATGGTCGGAGAACGACGGCGCAGTGCACGCTCCGGGGTCGCTGATCCTCAACGAAGCAGGCCACGAACACCGCATCACGACAGGACGGCAGTCCCCCTGCCTCCTGGCCTACGCCTGGATCGGTCCAGCCGAACGGCTGACGACCCCGGCAATGCGCTTCTCGTCACGGCGACGCGCCAGCTGA
- a CDS encoding glutamate-5-semialdehyde dehydrogenase, whose amino-acid sequence MSTALISPTDAVTGARERMERAKRAARTVGLLSAERKGDMLRAVAARLEADTDLIVQANATDLQRGRETGLSEALQDRLRLDPARVSALAVAVREVAELPDPVGRVLDERRLENGLELTKVAVPFGVVGSIYEARPNVTVDIAALALRSGNAVVLRGGSAAEHSNRALIASMQAALESVGVDPEAIQTVDDFGRDGARAMMQARGLIDVLVPRGSAQLIETVVTESTVPVIETGAGLVHIVLDESARAEWALDIVVNAKAQRPSVCNAVETVLVHRGAADRLIPDLVTALHDAGVTVHGDPDVAARAEGVVPATPEDWATEYLSLDIAIRVVDDLDAAIEHIRSYSSQHTESIITDDPAAAERFLAEVDSAVVMVNSSTRFTDGGEFGFGAEVGISTQKLHARGPMGLPELTSTKWLVRGAGQVRG is encoded by the coding sequence ATGTCAACCGCCCTCATCTCACCGACGGATGCCGTCACCGGCGCTCGCGAGCGTATGGAGCGCGCAAAGCGCGCCGCGCGTACGGTGGGTCTGCTCTCCGCAGAGCGCAAGGGCGACATGCTGCGTGCCGTCGCCGCGCGACTCGAAGCTGACACCGACCTGATCGTCCAGGCCAACGCGACAGACCTGCAGCGCGGGCGGGAGACGGGCCTTTCGGAAGCGCTCCAAGACCGGCTGCGTTTGGACCCCGCCCGGGTCAGTGCACTCGCCGTGGCCGTGCGCGAGGTCGCTGAGCTGCCCGATCCCGTCGGTCGCGTTCTGGACGAACGGCGACTCGAGAACGGTCTCGAGCTCACGAAGGTCGCGGTGCCGTTCGGGGTGGTCGGCTCGATCTACGAAGCCCGACCGAACGTGACCGTCGACATCGCGGCGCTTGCGCTTCGCTCCGGCAACGCTGTCGTGCTGCGCGGAGGCTCGGCGGCCGAGCACAGCAACCGGGCGCTCATCGCAAGCATGCAGGCAGCTCTCGAGAGTGTCGGAGTCGATCCTGAAGCCATCCAGACCGTAGACGACTTCGGTCGCGACGGCGCCCGTGCCATGATGCAGGCGCGAGGCCTTATCGACGTTCTTGTGCCGCGGGGAAGCGCGCAGCTCATCGAGACCGTCGTGACCGAGTCGACGGTTCCGGTCATCGAGACCGGAGCCGGCCTTGTCCACATCGTGTTGGATGAGAGCGCTCGAGCGGAGTGGGCTCTCGATATCGTCGTCAACGCCAAGGCACAGCGCCCGAGCGTCTGCAATGCCGTCGAAACCGTCCTGGTGCATCGGGGTGCCGCTGATCGCCTCATTCCCGACCTGGTCACGGCGCTCCACGACGCCGGCGTCACCGTCCACGGCGACCCCGATGTCGCCGCGCGGGCGGAGGGCGTCGTTCCGGCCACGCCCGAAGACTGGGCTACCGAGTATCTGAGCCTCGATATCGCCATCCGTGTCGTCGACGATCTGGATGCCGCGATCGAGCACATCCGCAGCTACTCGTCGCAGCACACCGAGTCGATCATCACCGATGACCCGGCCGCTGCTGAGAGGTTCCTCGCCGAAGTCGATTCCGCGGTGGTCATGGTCAACTCCTCGACGCGGTTCACCGACGGCGGCGAGTTCGGCTTTGGCGCGGAGGTCGGCATCTCGACGCAGAAGCTTCACGCTCGCGGGCCGATGGGGCTCCCGGAGCTCACCAGCACGAAGTGGCTGGTGCGCGGTGCCGGTCAGGTGCGCGGCTGA
- a CDS encoding TetR/AcrR family transcriptional regulator, protein MLQREGSGTVGRPRDPEVERGILEATQDLLIENGYPGTTIAAVAARARCGKSAIYRRWDSKPELVVAAVKAVQQPTELPDTGDLRSDLLAAAMHFADSGDRSAAVLARVLSEIGRDRELQKVAHRVIGGPPVAALIAVIERWIARGIVAPDVHVDVVAGIVPTAAFGAVTLTQRSLEPKAITELIDVVVLPALLCTDRAVAG, encoded by the coding sequence ATGCTGCAGCGCGAAGGTTCCGGAACGGTCGGACGGCCGCGTGACCCCGAAGTTGAGCGCGGCATCCTCGAGGCGACGCAGGATCTGTTGATTGAGAACGGGTACCCGGGAACCACGATCGCTGCCGTCGCAGCTCGCGCACGCTGCGGCAAGTCCGCCATTTACCGGCGGTGGGACTCCAAGCCCGAACTCGTTGTCGCAGCGGTAAAAGCCGTACAACAGCCGACGGAGTTGCCAGACACCGGCGACCTGCGCAGCGACCTCCTCGCTGCTGCCATGCACTTCGCAGATTCCGGCGATCGGTCAGCTGCCGTCCTCGCTCGTGTTCTCAGCGAGATCGGTCGCGATCGCGAGCTCCAAAAGGTTGCCCATCGTGTGATCGGTGGGCCCCCGGTCGCCGCTCTCATTGCCGTGATCGAGCGCTGGATCGCCCGAGGCATCGTTGCCCCCGATGTGCACGTTGACGTGGTTGCCGGCATCGTGCCGACCGCTGCATTCGGGGCTGTCACGCTCACTCAACGAAGCCTCGAGCCCAAAGCGATCACGGAGCTCATCGATGTCGTCGTGCTTCCCGCACTGTTGTGCACGGACCGCGCCGTTGCGGGCTGA
- a CDS encoding DUF6069 family protein, translating into MTAQPASARSDRATTSKPRTVLLLAGAIVLAVALNAAIALAATAMGAPAGYSPLSLPVQALFTVLGVVVGWVGWNLVRNRARNPRRTLQILIPVVLIASLIPDLLLLALGFIPGTNVQAVVALMLMHVVVVGCAVPAYVLASPVLQTR; encoded by the coding sequence ATGACCGCTCAGCCCGCATCAGCGCGCTCGGACCGCGCAACCACCTCCAAGCCACGAACCGTTCTGCTGCTCGCTGGTGCGATCGTTCTCGCGGTCGCCCTGAATGCGGCCATAGCTCTGGCTGCCACGGCCATGGGCGCTCCGGCCGGCTACAGTCCGCTCTCGCTGCCCGTTCAGGCCCTATTCACGGTGCTCGGCGTCGTCGTGGGATGGGTGGGGTGGAACCTCGTGCGCAATCGCGCGCGAAACCCGCGACGCACTCTGCAGATTCTCATCCCGGTGGTGCTCATCGCGTCGCTGATTCCCGACCTGCTTCTGCTGGCGCTGGGGTTCATTCCGGGCACCAACGTTCAGGCAGTCGTGGCGCTCATGCTCATGCACGTCGTCGTGGTTGGGTGCGCGGTCCCCGCGTATGTCTTGGCCAGCCCGGTGCTGCAGACCCGCTGA
- the nadD gene encoding nicotinate-nucleotide adenylyltransferase: MSAARARRIGVMGGTFDPIHHGHLVAASEVADSFGLDEVVFVPTGKPWQKHDVTESEHRYLMTVIATASNPRFSVSRVDIDRQGPTYTIDTLRDLQRLNPDADLYFITGADAITQILSWRNHDELWELAHFVAVSRPGHVLNTDGLPVEDVSQLEIPALAISSTDCRERVRAGHPVWYLVPDGVVQYIAKHHLYRSNE; the protein is encoded by the coding sequence ATGTCGGCAGCACGAGCACGCCGAATCGGGGTGATGGGCGGGACGTTCGATCCCATCCACCACGGTCACCTGGTCGCGGCAAGCGAAGTTGCCGACTCCTTCGGACTCGACGAGGTCGTGTTCGTTCCCACCGGGAAGCCGTGGCAGAAGCACGATGTCACGGAGTCCGAGCATCGGTATCTGATGACGGTGATCGCGACGGCATCCAACCCGCGCTTCTCGGTGAGCCGTGTGGATATCGACCGGCAGGGCCCCACCTACACGATCGACACCCTGCGGGACCTGCAGCGACTCAATCCGGACGCTGATCTGTACTTCATCACCGGCGCGGATGCCATCACGCAGATCCTCAGCTGGAGAAATCATGATGAACTGTGGGAGTTGGCGCATTTTGTCGCCGTCTCTCGACCCGGCCACGTTCTGAACACCGACGGGCTTCCCGTCGAGGACGTGAGTCAATTGGAGATCCCCGCGCTGGCGATCTCGTCGACGGACTGTCGTGAACGAGTTCGTGCGGGACACCCCGTGTGGTACCTGGTTCCCGACGGAGTCGTCCAATACATTGCGAAGCACCATCTGTATCGGAGCAACGAATGA